In Maniola jurtina chromosome Z, ilManJurt1.1, whole genome shotgun sequence, the genomic window ATGGAACCTTCTTATCGACATCTACCAAGTTACGAAAAACACACTTACATGTAAACTTTTAGCTATgtattttaaatagtgaattaacTACTCAAGGCATGCGTACGATTAATAGTGAAATAAGCATAATTTGTGCTGCAGAAATAAtaactacgaaaaaaatatattttaattctttttaatattgaaatcaaattacaatagaatagaatagatttttattcaagtagacttttacaagtgcttttgaatcgtcaaaataatttaccactggttcggaaggccgttcctaccgagaagaaccagcaagaaacgcaCACTATTTGACCTGCCCCGGCTGCGCAGGCTAATACTGTTTTGGGCTCATATTATAGATAACAATAcgaataaaattttgaaaatgcttAGTGTACAGAAATTTTTCAGATACAGTTTTATCATAAGTATAGATTTTATGAGAATACTacacatacaacaatttactaCAGACTATTATGTGAATAGAAATTCTAACTAATATAATTAAACAACAGTGAAAAGTGCAATATTATTCGAACACTAAGCATTTCAATGGGTAAGCAcgtttacataaaaatcaataTATGTATAGAAGTAAACTCAAAtgatgtataatttaaatattataataaatcataTAAGTCCGTTACATAAATACAAaactaaaattgacattttatGCACGAGTATTGCCATTATATGACGATATATgaccattttattttcagcgcTTTATTGAGATTAAAAAGTATATGAATatcaagtaatatttaaatgcaataaCGTAATACCGTAAGTAACCATGTCATGCAGGCAAACTTGTGTTTTATGGTGGTCTTTTTCACAAGACATAATCACATACTTTATTCACATATtggtaaataaagaaatattaattCAAGTGACATTAAAATTTATCGAGTACGTATATGTAACAGTGAACGAGGAAACATTTACATGATACATGCTGAAAACTATGAGCTCTATGGGCaaacatattaaaacaaaatttattttaaaaataaataaatatttatatttcttgtttataatataattaaagagACAATTTACacaataagtaatataaaaGACAGACGAAcataaatgtattattttatttcatatatattaaaaaaatctaattactTCATTTATCGGAATAAGAGATACACgcttttatgcaattaaataagCGATGAGAAAGACCCGGGTTAGTAAAACACTAGGTAattttaatagttattttaaactagatgatgcccgtgacttcgtttgcatagattttgttttttttttatcccgagggaactctttgattttccttttCTCGGTATCTAAGCCTACATCCATCTCCGGAATGCAAGGTGTCTCTGTACCGAATTGATAATGCTCGTATCTTCTTCTAagtgaatttttgtttttttttaaaaatcccttgagaactctttgaatttcggGACTATCTCCATATctatgggatgcaagctatctctgtaccaaatttcatcatatAAGGTTAAACGGATCGGCtataaaaaggtagcagacagacagacactttcgcatttataatattagtatggatatggatatagCTGAATACGAGTATATTacagttgttttttttattgtatttgcaACCAAGcttgcaaaatgttgtgtttttaatttaaaataattgctAGAATACAAAGTAGAAAAATGTTgtttaaacttaattttaaaactatatatttactcaatttttaatttattgcaatACCCGGTTCTTTCTTCATATTTCAAAGGGATTTGCCATGCAAGAGCTACAATTTCTTTTATAGAAATGCCTACCAATAAGACCGCAATTacatctgtaagttttactcacgtaagtaacttacatgattaacttacgaaaaaatttattagtataaacttttataagtgtcAATTTACCTTAGTAAATTTGTTGACAATAAATTACGTAAGCTATTACTGCTGTAATCACGGCCTGAAGATACGCGATTTAAGCATGCATTCACTTAGTACTCTGTATCTACAATACACCAAAATGCAAGCCTTCATCCAATTAACCGCTATTAATTTTGTTCACTCACCCCACACCGAAATTGACCTTGTGAAAATTTCTTGGCAAGCTCGCGCTTCGAAACCTACGATCCGATTGCCAGTGTGTAAAATCTCTATATATATGTGTGCGATTTTAATGAGAAGAATGCCAGTCTATCAGGGATTTACATTACGTTAtagattaagaggggtctctccctcactcgcttcatacaaacgtagttccaatttcatttgaatattaaacaaccaaagtccatgaaattttgcagacatattctagaaactaatatctatgtctgtggttttccagatttctgttaaaatattcggtttcaaagttaggcggtcttaaaaatttacatataaatctttgagcccctgtaattttaatactacatatttttagttttagaaaaatctaaaacaccacagacacagatattagtttctagaatatgtctgcaaaatttgatggactttggttgcgtaatattcaaatgaaattggaactacgattgtatgaagcgagtgacggagagagccctgttaaatgaaaACCTTAGGGACTTGTGAGAAAAATATGACATTTTCTCACATAGGCCGCGATTACATCTGTAAGTTTTGCTCACGTAAGTAAGTTATCTAATTAATTGACAGCAAATTTGCTAAGGCAAACGATACTTAAAAgcgtttacattagtaaatttgtcgtaagttaatcatgtaagctacttacatgagtaaaacttacaggtgtaattgccGCCATAGACCATGCTCATTGACAGTTCGATTTATTAGCTGTTGGTCAATGTATAATAAATTGATTTCAAGTCTTTTTTCGTCCAGTACGCATTTTGTCCAGGATAAACGACTGGGTTACATTCAAGCGTTATCTCtatgtattttaattacttGGCTATATGATCAAGTTTGTTTATTGACGAATTGCGACTGTGATAAGACTTAATAATGGATGAATGTTGATGATTAGAACTGTACtatcacttttataagttatgccgatgtatcttaaaaaatcattttcttGTTCTACATAACACTAAAGGCTAATAAGCCGACACTGCAAGGGGCATTGTCAATGTATGCAAAGTTAATGATTCAAGATATCCGAGTAAGTCTGATACTTGGTAATAATGTGTCCTGAGTCACacgacagaaaaataattgcAATTCTGTTCCTATTTAGAACGGAATATTCTAGTAATGAGGCAATTAGTTACAGACCCTAGAAAGAAAATGGATTATTACTAAAACGTAATCAAGAGTGAAGAAGCCAGGTTTGTATTGATAAGAAAGTTCAACTCATCTTGTGTATTTTATCATCATTGTATCACTGTGGGATACCTAGTCAGGGAATACTATTACCAAAACCAATCTGAATAGTTTTGATAATTTTATAGTACTTAAGGTTTTCATGCTCGCCTATCCAAAACTTAGTTTATGTCAAAAAAAGTGTTGCAAGTACTAATTTTTGATTGTAATATTATAGACATGGATAGAAGGACATTCTTTGTGTATTATATTCAAAAACGCACACACTATTAAAGCTAAAACGTTTCAACAATAAATTACACTATGTGCCTGTTACTGTTAGTTATTAAAAGTTAGTATTATTCACCCTCACTGCTATCGAAAACTTAGTTATGATTATGTCTCGGTCTTAATGACCACGGTATTGTAAGTACCAGTACATGCGTTGACATAAAATGAAAGGAGATCAAGCAAAATCTGGCGACAACATCATCGAATGAACCCATGGAAGACAGACACTTGAAATGAGGTAAAGAGTTTAATAAGTGGAGTTTAAATGCAGTAGACCGCTTAATGAACAATTTAGTTATTCAATTTAGTCcaatactaccacttttataagttacgccgatatACCTGCGCAGAAACCTTACTTTTGGATGACgcaaaaatatctcagccaatcataacgCGCGTTCgaccgctattggttgttgcttacgcgccatgttttgtaagcgcgaattatgagcgagatagcacgagacTCTGTTGTTTTtgagtttaaaatcttaacgtcaagcaataaggtctatattttattgggacttcgtctgtggtggcgtttgctggcgcgcgtgttgtgactttttggagtgtttttttttttttgttaaaactgactggaaagcgctctaagggggtgccgtgcgtatgtcggcgagcgccggtacagacggggtcAATACTTGTAtcgtttagctaacttgttacaaataattacaaacttgacattggctaatcattgtaaaagccagacaagagaggaGGAGGGATATTTTATTGGCGTACACTCGGTTTTAACCGGCATTAGGtgcgcttttctgcgcaaacgaattttaccgatgcgacttataaaagtggtattAATTTACGCAGTTTTCCTTTAAAAgacttccattttttttttaatttatctatcGAAATTATCTAAAACGTTAAGATGAATTCAAaggtatttttatacatttaggtGAATATTGACAATAAATAGTACGCAATCACATGACGAAACATTAAATAGTCTACTGTATGAAGATATCAAGAAAGACTAACACCAATGATCATTGACGATATAATAGGTAATTTCACTGTCAAAAGTCAAACTTCAATTagcatagtataatataaagtacttatttaattaaagttacTTAAAAAGAGTATGCACAAAAGATAGTGTGTATTAAAAAttagccaagtgcaagtcagactcgtgcatcaagggttccgtacgacaGTCGTATTTATTCTGACATTTAGCAcgaaaaatgaaacaaaaatttgcttaaaaataaataataatctgttttagaatatacaggtaaaggcttttttatatgataccccatttggtatagttatgttactttgaaaatactaattatttgttaatgtacacattttaattttttttttcaattagtttttagattgtttcctttacttgtactataagacctacctgccgaatttcatgattctaggtcaaggggaagtaccccataggttttcttgacagacacggatagacagacaacaaagtgatcctataagggttccgtttttccttttgcggtacaGAACCCTATAAATGATCACAAATGGCATATATTTTGCTGGCTTTGAAAAGGGAGTTAAAATGGTGTTTTATtaaatgttttgacttttgtcACTGAGCATACAACACGAGtttaatgcgtaaaaaatgagttcttacgcgctattttaactttgtgtcaaacatcatgtcaaaagtacgattttagtccttattttaaaggtgagccgtacttttgatatgacagttgacccatagagttaaaatggcgcgtgagaagtcattttgtatggaatatTATAGATATCGGTTAAAACTAGAACTAGGCCATTTGAGTCAGcaattaatatttaaacaagTACCTAATTGAATCTACTTTAtctctaaatatatttattccGTAGGTAAATGACCTTAAACATTTCAAATTGTTCGATTAATATTTTTCTCCTAATCGCATATGTTAAAAAAGTGaatttataaagtaaaaaaacaggtcaagtgcgaatcagagagacaggcggacagacagataacaaagaaatcctataagggttcctttttccttttgaggtacggaactctacaaATTTCGGATATTTCGTGATTTGTATaccagaaataataattaagttgtTTTGAACCGATATCTACTAAAATTGGGAACATGTATTTCTTTTATGTCATGAAAACGAGCTTTCATATTAAGCCGCATTGTTTTTAGAGAAAAAAACATTATACATATGTATTTATGATATTTAAGAAACCATTTTTTggtgttttgttttattgtgcaaaataatattccataaatatacatagtaaaatagtattccataaatatagtacataatttattatgtactataTTTATGGAATACTATTTTACTATGTATTAATTATATTCCTAAACTTTTTTAGTAATTATATTCCTAAACTTTTTTGGCGTTATACCTGTACCTGGCGGtagatgtacctactttaatcgTACAAGATCGACTTAAAACGTAAGGCAAATTCCACACTTACGGGAGAGTTATAATCAAATATTTGGTGGCTTCTAAAGCATCTCAAAAAATTTTGTTAATCGGCCTGAAATATCAATAAAGAAATAcgaataatgtttttttttagaaattatgattAGAACACTTACTTGGAGCCAAGTGAACGACATTTTCGGTGGGTGGGTATGAATTTAGTTTGTGTGTAAGTGCCTTGGAGTCGTAGGGAGCCCGAACCCAAGCGGTGCGATGGAGACAGCGAGAACGATGTGCAAGTGCCCGGTACTGCGACCTCTTTGACAGACTCCTTGGACCCTGCACAGCTGCCTATCGGTGATGGGGGCTCCAATTTTAGTGACAACCTTAAATAAATATAGCACATATTATTTAACGCAAAAGAGCAACGGATCCGCGTGgtcttttacccgactgcggcaaagtcaaaaggaagggttatgattttagcagtctatgtatgtatgtctgtagtTTGAAATAGTTTGACTTACTTGTACTGATCGTCTTCCAGAAACTTCTGGAGCTCTTCAATGTACCGCACGCTGTTGAGATAGTTGGCCACATGGGGAACAGGCGCGATCTCGTACTCTGAGGTCTGATAACGTTCTAAGGTTTTCAGTACAACAGCCATCTTGGATACGCGGTGTGGAGAACCGGCTGGGTGCGCCATGTCTATGTAAACTAAGTCTGTGAGGAATATACCTGTAATCAGACAATTTCGAAGTTTAAATCTAACCCCAATAGGGCTTAGGTTTTAACTTCACAGGTTTAGGTTTAAACGATTCCTAGGCATAACACATACCGGCAGGGCAGAGTGGTGCAGAAGCGCAGCATTTTTGATGTTACAGATATTATAACAACTCATATTATTAAGCTTTATTTTAACATGacgttaagaaattagctctagtatcgactataactcacaaatttgTCGATACTAGGGCTaattaaactggaccctttcaagtaaagatttttatataaacatgtgaggatgatactgccattggcgcaattaaagtgccaaagcctactttgtcgtattagtttacaaattgcgaaaaaccaaattaaatttgaatttcgcgggcagacccgtctcatgccccgtAAGATGTGACAGTACTTACCAAGGTAAGGTATACAAGGAAGAGAGATAGACCGCATGTATTCGCGAAGAGCTGTCCAGTTGTCCTTCTCACCAAACAATTCTGCCAGCTTATCGAATTGCTGCTTGTCCTTCTTCGATAGGCAGGCCCAAGTTTTTGACAGCCTGTTTCATACAAGTTGACATTAAGTTGTTGAATATactacttaaaaaaatattcatattcatactgaatactaatccatacttctcAGGGATGTCTAAAAGGATGTgtcctttaaccgattttgccgaaattttgtacagatatctctgtacaaaatttcggcAAAATCGgcgcttgcatcccagggattgTAGGCATCTTATTCGGGGGATTGAAAGTTCAAtccacgcacttctaacttttcggagctacatgcgttttaaacaattaaatattatacgttcatagtgaaggaaaacatcgtgaaaaaacCGGCATGACTGAGAATTCTCGATATAGTTCTCAAatttgtgtgaagtctgctaatccaaaCCTAGCCAGCGTAGTACTATAGCcgaagccttctcattctgagaagagatccgtgctcagtagtgagccggtaatgtattacttacctatatatactGGCACTGTGTAAAGCTGAGATAACTGCGAAAAGTGAGTGGAGATTGTTAAGGTCATATAACTTCTTAGCCACTTTTATAAAGTGGGCTAAAGTTTCAGCTCTCGCTTTTGGCGACTGGCCATTGAGTATTTCTTGTACTGTCCAAAAGCTCACCTAAAAAAAAGATACAAATTTTAAATACGGCATAGAAATGCTTATTATACTTTTCAATTAAAACTTCCCGGATTAGATACCCGTTTTGTAAttagtaggaaacacagatcgcgaaaGAGTATTCCCAACCTTAGTGTAtgaaaacgtttcgtgcgtctATTTGGAATTTCGACGACaaaaggatggaaactcgcccggcGTCCTATAGTActtcctattatttattattagacaCTTTATTTGTACCAAAACAAGAAGAAAAATAACAGCAAAAGTACAGAAACGGGTGGCCCATGGCCTCACCGCTTAttagcaatctctaccaggcaaccttaagaataagaaaattataattaagttaCAATAAACTACAGATGGTGTTTAATTATAAGAAGCATACCCTGTTAAATCTTTTAGTAAAGGCGACCACGTTGGGTGCGACAGTCAATTTGTTAGCTTTCGTCCATCCACAAGTCGAGAGTTCCTCTGGTCGAATGGACTTGAAACATGGCAAGTCTAGTAGCGACAACTGATTGGCAATATCTTCTGGTGTTATCCGCAAGGGCGAGCAAACAATGTCATCCCAGGATTGGATGATGGATGACGCAGCGGGCAGACTGCTTGTTTTGTACTGATATATGGGATCGTTTTGCCGGTTTGTGGTGCCATCACCGAGACTGAAACAACACGATGTATATATTAAGTAAACCAGGCGAACTGCCTCGTTGATCTAACTGGGTAGcatatttgaatgaatgaatgaatgaatgaatgaatatacttttattgtacaccacaaaattagtacagaaaaacacatacaaagctcaacaaaatataggtacaatttggcggccttatcgctacctagcgatctcttccaggcaaccaacaTTTGATTGCAGATGACGAGGGCCTGGGTGCAATTCCCGGGTCGGGCTAAAAAATGTGGGTTTTCTATAAGAAATGCGCAGTACTATCCCAGAGTTAGGAAGTTGTCAGTGTAACCTCCGTGTCTAGGAGAGCACGTgttggatttccgtcccatcgcaCTATGAGAGGGAGGGAATAGAGATTGCGCAAACACTTGAGCATCATATCCCGCGCAGTTGGTTAATCTCTTTGGAGATTATCAACATATGTATTTTCATTTTGGAATTTGGTAACAACTAACAAGGGTTAGTAGCAAGTAACTAGTTTTATGGGATTATTTAAGaatttaggtatataaaagaTACAATGACGTTCTTACTTATTGTGTCAACATAGTGCAATTATCGCGACGCATATCAGCAAAGTTCTGATTGAACGTTCAATGTTAGGTACATTACATTACGTAGTTAACATTGTAAAACAAAGTACAAACTGCAAACGAAATGAAACTAGACGCCGGATGTTTTTAGCTTCTCAGGAATTACCTACCTGTCCGTTCGCTTAAAATACGATGTACCTAATGCTTACGTGTTAACGATTAACTGCTTACGATTATACGCATAGGCTttttctcggaaaatcaaacagttcccacgggatctttagaaacctaaatccacgcggacgaagtcgcgggcatcctctagtcgaAATGACGCAGCGGGCTGAATTTTGGCATGTAGATAACTTTTGAGacgaagacatccgctaagCAAGAATTCTTAAATcgtcaacccctaagggggtaaaataggggttctaAATTTGTGTattccacgcgtacgaagtcgcaggcatgaGCTCGTATAAATAATGAAGGATGTGAGtggtgacaacgcatatcaatcggtCAAGTCTGATTTTGCgaataaattctttaaccacaagTCGAAATCTATCGTTCTCTTGGTCGAGTTGTATGCATAAGCATCTGGAAATCCATCGCATTactatcccaagagaactcctatcATTAGTTTTTAATGGCAACGAGTAaagaccctcagtaatgaggaatacggcTTTAAAGAGAAAGATACAAAATTTAGTTTATCAATGACTTGGCTAAAATTCATTACTAAAAATGTTGGATCAACTTCAAAATGGTATATTGGCAGTGAATAAGAATTgtatatagattatagataCATACGAGAATATATTTACGTGTATtcattatgtattttaagttCCCGCTTTCAATTTGAAATACATATACCACACCAAAATACATAAAGTTGCtttaaatccatatccatacgaatacaataaatgcaaaaatatgtctgtctgtctgtcgactttacacggcccatccgtttaaccgattttgacggggtacAAAGACAGTAAACTTTGCATTCTGAaaaatgctactttttattccggaaaatcaacgagttacCACAGTATtgttaaaggtccatccgtttatacggattttgacggaatttggtACAAACGTAGCACGCATTCCGGTGATGAACATAGACTACAAtttttcctggaaaatcaaagaattcccacggaatgttcaaaaatctaaatgttCGCGGACGAAGGCGCGGACTAGTTATTGAGGTATAAAGACAAATAAACTCATATACACATCATTATTTTGATTATTCGATAAACATATTAATTCTTAACGCTATCTTATTTCATTTCCCTTACCATAAGCATAACGAGCATAACTCATTTGAGAACTTGCAGAATAGACATACTCGTATCTTAGTACATATATCAGTTGAAAGCGATCAGATTCATTAATGCAGTAAAAACTACATTTATTCAGTTAAGGAATGTTTTGATGAAAACGTTGGATACAAGCATAATAGTTTACAATTTCTTAATAtaagtatttatgtattttcagtactaatcgttttgaatattttacatttttactcCTTTACGCCACAGTGACAagcgatttggctgaaatttgaaatggaggtAGCTTATAATCTGAATAaatacacaggctactttttatcccagaaagccaaagagtttccatggaagTTCCCGTTGAAATCCccatatccacgcggacaaagacgcggaaatcatctagtaatattataaatgcgaaagtgtctgtttacttcactatctgtctgtctgctagcttttttattgttatttgtgGTACAGAGATTGCTATGCATCTCAgaaaatttttatcccggaaattcaaaaagttcccacgagatttaaaaaaaaaaccgaaactcatgcggacgaagtcgcaggcatcacaTAGTATAACTATAAGTAATAGAAAAATATGTTAAGAAAGTTAGGTATACTTACAGttgaaatttcgaaaaattattCATCTTATTTTGATGAAAGCTTAATACTTCTTCAGAGTTATATCCAGTGAAATATAGATACTAAAGTCAATCCGTTTACTGGGATCTATTTATTCTATGAAATAGGTAACTGCACCCAACCGTGCGTCACAAAGGCGATTCAAGTAGTGAACAACAACATTTAATTTAAGAAGCACTTGTAACTTAGTATATGTATATCAAAAACTGCTTCCTTGCACATTTGATGGAAGTAGTACCGCAAGTGACCAAGTAGGTTCCACAGCACTTAAGGGTTCCGTGGAACGGTTATAAGGGTTCCGCGAGTCCCGTGAAATcattactcatattataaatgcgagagtgtgtttgtttgtcagtttgttggtttgtccttcaatcacgtcgcaatcgAGCAACGAATTGACGCAATATTTTGCTTGCTGTACTTAAAAACCTAGAGAGTGACACAGATTACTTTTATGCGaggtttttagaaacctaaatccacgcggacgaatgtCAAATACGTCCAGTAAATAAGAGCCAATGTGGACGAGAAGTctgataaaaatttaaaaattgagtGAAAAAGCAAATGATTACCTAGGGAAGGATTGGAAGGAAAGGATGATAGTGAGGAATGATTAAGGATGATTATTAGGATATGCCGTTTTTATAGTAAAGTAAAATTTCACGCTCGCTTCGCTTCGCTCGTGCTTTTATTCCAGTTTAAGGTCTCTTTACATATTCAATATGTTCTGTtcgtttttaatataatttttactagttatacttataatataatgtagaaATATTTACTCATATAAAACTGCAGTAGGTATCCTTATAAATCATTGATTTGTGGTTGTATAAAATATGAGTTTGATTGAGGATGCTGTGATTTTTAAAGTTTGGGAACTTTTGAGGTAGATCAAATAgaagcaagattatatttttcttaGAAGTGGCTACAAACAAGCTTACTAACAATTTATATTCaactattaatatatatttaactATTTGTTTGTTTTCTGTATCATTTTTTAGCGTTCTGTACCGAAGGCTGCGAACGGAATCGTATTACTAAGTCTcttctgtccatccgtctgtcagcgggctgtatctcgttagccataataggtacatagagttaaaattttcacagaatgtgaatttctattggcactataacaaataataaaaatttcaatagggcctccatgaaaatttaaaaccaagtaaaatgttgtatgtttgttttcACCCTTTGTGTTCGAGCTTGACTCAAACTTACCAGATATTTTACTATTGATacccaagaaaaataatttgattgattTCGATATTAACATTTGTTTATGATCAACATCTTATaccataattatattaaaattttcaatctctCATTCTATCTATGAGCCAGATATCTGTGACATACAGGTGCAGGGACAGGCTGACAAATAGATA contains:
- the LOC123880255 gene encoding ras-specific guanine nucleotide-releasing factor RalGPS1 isoform X3; the protein is MNNFSKFQLLGDGTTNRQNDPIYQYKTSSLPAASSIIQSWDDIVCSPLRITPEDIANQLSLLDLPCFKSIRPEELSTCGWTKANKLTVAPNVVAFTKRFNRVSFWTVQEILNGQSPKARAETLAHFIKVAKKLYDLNNLHSLFAVISALHSASIYRLSKTWACLSKKDKQQFDKLAELFGEKDNWTALREYMRSISLPCIPYLGIFLTDLVYIDMAHPAGSPHRVSKMAVVLKTLERYQTSEYEIAPVPHVANYLNSVRYIEELQKFLEDDQYKLSLKLEPPSPIGSCAGSKESVKEVAVPGTCTSFSLSPSHRLGSGSLRLQGTYTQTKFIPTHRKCRSLGSKFRSASLPRNFHKVNFGVGIFGKCHSEDKDERTPAGSVNLLDDTLLESPMSVAGAKMSQTLPYSDVLSVLDPAECDFQGYVRRKTIIKDGRKISLSSWQRYWLQMSGNIILFYGSKTFKGTCRSDFSKERCKVLRLHDGWRAVWLGAEAPDAFQMIDHSCGTVYKFKTGCEATAKQWVEMINDVTDKMIKPLPANLMSFE
- the LOC123880255 gene encoding ras-specific guanine nucleotide-releasing factor RalGPS1 isoform X2 → MPRDILSDSLAVLRIVEHEDEENWPLEDKAPCKQNNKKVTNSTSTENGQKYPKDDCACYYNYALGDGTTNRQNDPIYQYKTSSLPAASSIIQSWDDIVCSPLRITPEDIANQLSLLDLPCFKSIRPEELSTCGWTKANKLTVAPNVVAFTKRFNRVSFWTVQEILNGQSPKARAETLAHFIKVAKKLYDLNNLHSLFAVISALHSASIYRLSKTWACLSKKDKQQFDKLAELFGEKDNWTALREYMRSISLPCIPYLGIFLTDLVYIDMAHPAGSPHRVSKMAVVLKTLERYQTSEYEIAPVPHVANYLNSVRYIEELQKFLEDDQYKLSLKLEPPSPIGSCAGSKESVKEVAVPGTCTSFSLSPSHRLGSGSLRLQGTYTQTKFIPTHRKCRSLGSNIFGKCHSEDKDERTPAGSVNLLDDTLLESPMSVAGAKMSQTLPYSDVLSVLDPAECDFQGYVRRKTIIKDGRKISLSSWQRYWLQMSGNIILFYGSKTFKGTCRSDFSKERCKVLRLHDGWRAVWLGAEAPDAFQMIDHSCGTVYKFKTGCEATAKQWVEMINDVTDKMIKPLPANLMSFE
- the LOC123880255 gene encoding ras-specific guanine nucleotide-releasing factor RalGPS1 isoform X1, whose product is MPRDILSDSLAVLRIVEHEDEENWPLEDKAPCKQNNKKVTNSTSTENGQKYPKDDCACYYNYALGDGTTNRQNDPIYQYKTSSLPAASSIIQSWDDIVCSPLRITPEDIANQLSLLDLPCFKSIRPEELSTCGWTKANKLTVAPNVVAFTKRFNRVSFWTVQEILNGQSPKARAETLAHFIKVAKKLYDLNNLHSLFAVISALHSASIYRLSKTWACLSKKDKQQFDKLAELFGEKDNWTALREYMRSISLPCIPYLGIFLTDLVYIDMAHPAGSPHRVSKMAVVLKTLERYQTSEYEIAPVPHVANYLNSVRYIEELQKFLEDDQYKLSLKLEPPSPIGSCAGSKESVKEVAVPGTCTSFSLSPSHRLGSGSLRLQGTYTQTKFIPTHRKCRSLGSKFRSASLPRNFHKVNFGVGIFGKCHSEDKDERTPAGSVNLLDDTLLESPMSVAGAKMSQTLPYSDVLSVLDPAECDFQGYVRRKTIIKDGRKISLSSWQRYWLQMSGNIILFYGSKTFKGTCRSDFSKERCKVLRLHDGWRAVWLGAEAPDAFQMIDHSCGTVYKFKTGCEATAKQWVEMINDVTDKMIKPLPANLMSFE